The genome window GCCTTCAAGAACAAGGGCGTGCAGCCGCTGCTCGACGCCGTTGTCGACTACCTGCCTTCGCCGATGGACATCCCGGCGATCAAGGGCATCGACTTCAAGACGGAAGCTGAAATCGAGCGTCACGCCGATGACAGCGAGCCGCTCTCCATGCTCGCCTTCAAGATCATGAACGACCCCTTCGTCGGTTCGCTGACCTTCGCCCGCATCTATTCCGGCAAGCTCGAAAAGGGCGCGTCGGTCATGAACACGGTTAAGGACAAGCGCGAGCGCGTCGGCCGCATGCTGCAAATGCACTCCAACTCGCGTGAAGACATCGAAGAAGCTTTTGCAGGCGACATCGTCGCTCTTGCCGGCCTCAAGGAAACCACGACCGGCGATACGCTCTGCGATCCGCTGAAGCCGGTTATCCTCGAGCGCATGGAATTCCCCGAGCCGGTCATCCAGATCGCCATCGAGCCGAAGACCAAGGGCGACCAGGAAAAGATGGGCCTCGCGCTCAACCGCCTGGCTGCTGAGGATCCGTCCTTCCGCGTCAAGACCGACCAGGAATCCGGCCAGACCATCATCGCCGGCATGGGCGAACTGCATCTCGACATCATCGTCGACCGCATGCGTCGTGAATTCAAGGTTGAAGCAACCGTCGGTGCGCCGCAGGTTGCCTACCGCGAAACCATCACCAAGACGCACGAAGAAGACTACACGCACAAGAAGCAGTCCGGCGGTACCGGCCAGTTCGCGCGCGTCAAGATCATCTTCGAACCGAACCCGGAAGGCGACGACTTCAAGTTCGAATCGAAGATCGTCGGCGGTTCCGTTCCGAAGGAATACATCCCCGGCGTCCAGAAGGGCATCGAAAGCGTTCTGTCTTCCGGTCCGCTCGCAGGCTTCCCGATGCTCGGTGTCAAGGCGACCCTCATCGACGGCGCCTTCCACGACGTTGACTCCTCGGTTCTCGCCTTCGAAATCGCATCGCGTGCCTGCTTCCGTGAAGCAGCCAAGAAGGCCGGCGCTCAGCTGCTCGAGCCGATGATGAAGGTCGAAGTCGTTACTCCGGAAGATTATGTCGGCGACGTTATCGGCGACCTGAACTCCCGTCGCGGTCAGATCCAGGGCCAGGAAAGCCGTGGTATCGCCGTCGTCATCAACGCGAACGTCCCGCTCGCGAACATGTTCAAGTACGTCGACAACCTGCGCTCCATGTCCCAGGGCCGCGCCCAGTACACGATGACCTTCGATCACTATTCGCCGGTCCCGTCGAACGTCGCAACAGAAATCCAGGCAAAGTATTCCGGTCAGAAGTGACCGGAATACCAATTGACCGATAACAAGAATTAGATCCCCTCGGGGACTAGCAAAACGGAGAGCCGAAAATGGCAAAGAGTAAGTTTGAGCGCAACAAGCCGCACGTCAACATCGGCACGATCGGCCACGTTGACCACGGCAAGACGTCTCTGACGGCAGCGATCACGAAGTACTTCGGTGAGTTCAAGGCGTACGATCAGATCGACGCGGCTCCGGAAGAAAAGGCCCGTGGCATCACCATTTCGACGGCGCACGTCGAATATGAGACGCCGGCCCGTCACTATGCGCACGTCGACTGCCCCGGCCACGCCGACTACGTCAAGAACATGATCACCGGTGCTGCCCAGATGGACGGCGCGATCCTGGTGTGCTCGGCCGCCGACGGCCCGATGCCGCAGACGCGCGAACACATTCTGCTGGCCCGCCAGGTTGGCGTTCCGGCGATCGTGGTGTTCCTGAACAAGGTCGACCAGGTTGACGACGCCGAGCTTCTCGAACTGGTCGAGCTCGAAGTTCGCGAACTTCTGTCGTCCTACGACTTCCCGGGCGACGATATCCCGGTCGTCAAGGGTTCGGCGCTTGCTGCTCTTGAAGACAGCGACAAGAAGATCGGCGAAGACGCGATCCGCGAGCTGATGGCTGCGGTCGATGCCTACATCCCGACGCCTGAGCGCCCGATCGACCAGCCGTTCCTGATGCCGATCGAAGACGTGTTCTCGATCTCGGGCCGCGGTACGGTTGTGACCGGCCGCGTCGAGCGTGGCATCGTCAAGGTTGGCGAAGAAGTCGAGATCGTCGGCATCCGTGCGACCTCGAAGACGACGGTGACCGGCGTTGAAATGTTCCGCAAGCTGCTCGATCAGGGCCAGGCCGGCGACAACATCGGCGCTCTGGTTCGCGGTGTGAACCGTGACGGCGTCGAGCGTGGCCAGATCCTGTGCAAGCCGGGCTCTGTCAAGCCGCACAAGAAGTTCATGGCTGAAGCCTACATCCTGACGAAGGAAGAGGGTGGCCGTCATACGCCGTTCTTCACCAACTACCGTCCGCAGTTCTACTTCCGCACGACCGACGTGACGGGCATCGTGACGCTGCCGGAAGGCACGGAAATGGTTATGCCTGGCGACAACGTCACGGTTGCCGTCGAGCTGATCGTTCCGATCGCGATGGAAGAAAAGCTGCGCTTCGCGATCCGCGAAGGTGGCCGCACCGTCGGCGCCGGTATCGTTGCTTCGATCGTCGAGTAATGAGCGGCTGGGCCACCAGGCCCAAGGAAAGGATAGGGACGCCGATCTCGGTGTCCCTCTCGATCTTTGAAACCGGTGGCCCGCTAACGTAACTGAAGGTAAGTCGTGTCCCTGAATGGTGACACGCGGATAACAGACACAAGGATAAAGTCGAATGAACGGCCAGAATATCCGCATCCGCCTGAAGGCGTTCGATCACCGGATTCTCGATGCCTCCACGCGCGAGATCGTATCGACGGCTAAGCGCACCGGTGCAAGCGTCCGGGGCCCCGTTCCGCTTCCGACCCGCATCGAGAAGTTTACGGTCAACCGGTCCCCGCACATCGACAAGAAGAGCCGCGAACAGTTCGAGATGCGCACGCACAAGCGCCTTCTCGATATCGTTGACCCGACCCCGCAGACGGTAGACGCGCTGATGAAGCTCGATCTCGCCGCCGGTGTCGATGTTGAGATCAAGCTCTGAGACCTCGGGTCTTCGGGCTGAGTGAGAAGGATTGAACCGATGCGTTCAGGTGTGATTGCACAGAAGGTGGGAATGACCCGCGTCTATAACGACGCCGGTGAGCATGTCCCGGTAACGGTACTGCGCATGGAGGCCGTCCAGGTCGTTGCCACGCGTACTGTCGAAAAGAATGGCTATACCGCAGTTCAGCTCGGTGCCGGCCAGGCGAAGGTGAAGAACACGTCGAAGGCGATGCGCGGCAACTTTGCTGTCGCCAACGTCGAGCCGAAGGCGAAGCTTCAGGAATTTCGTGTCTCCGAAGACAATCTTCTGGAGATCGGTACTGAGCTTAAAGCCGGCCACTTTGCAGCCGGTCAGCTCGTCGACGTCACGGGCACGACGATCGGTAAGGGTTTTGCCGGCGCTATGAAGCGCCATGGTTTCGGCGGTCTGCGCGCCACGCACGGTGTGTCGGTTTCGCACCGCTCGCACGGTTCGACCGGCTCGCGCCAGGATCCGGGCAAGGTATTCAAGAACAAGAAGATGGCTGGTCACATGGGCCAGACGCGCGTAACGACTCAGAACCTGGAAGTGGTTTCGACCGATGAAGATCGCGGTCTGATCCTGATCAAGGGTGCAGTGCCCGGTTCCAAGGGTGCCTGGATCATCGTGCGCGATGCCGTCAAGTCGGCAGCGAAGTAAGGGAGCCGGACCAATGGAATTCAACGTCAAGACCCTCGAGGGAAAAGACGCAGGGAAGGTTTCTCTTTCTGATGCGATTTTCGGCC of Rhizobium sp. BT04 contains these proteins:
- the fusA gene encoding elongation factor G — protein: MAREYKIEDYRNFGIMAHIDAGKTTTTERILYYTGKSHKIGEVHDGAATMDWMEQEQERGITITSAATTTFWKGRDGKMRRFNIIDTPGHVDFTIEVERSLRVLDGAIALLDANAGVEPQTETVWRQAEKYNVPRMIFCNKMDKTGADFYRSVEMIKTRLGATAVVMQLPIGAETEFKGVIDLIEMNALIWRDESLGAQWDVVEIPEDMKAKAEEYREKLIETVVDIDEAAMEAYLEGILPDNDQIRALVRRGTIDVKFHPMFCGTAFKNKGVQPLLDAVVDYLPSPMDIPAIKGIDFKTEAEIERHADDSEPLSMLAFKIMNDPFVGSLTFARIYSGKLEKGASVMNTVKDKRERVGRMLQMHSNSREDIEEAFAGDIVALAGLKETTTGDTLCDPLKPVILERMEFPEPVIQIAIEPKTKGDQEKMGLALNRLAAEDPSFRVKTDQESGQTIIAGMGELHLDIIVDRMRREFKVEATVGAPQVAYRETITKTHEEDYTHKKQSGGTGQFARVKIIFEPNPEGDDFKFESKIVGGSVPKEYIPGVQKGIESVLSSGPLAGFPMLGVKATLIDGAFHDVDSSVLAFEIASRACFREAAKKAGAQLLEPMMKVEVVTPEDYVGDVIGDLNSRRGQIQGQESRGIAVVINANVPLANMFKYVDNLRSMSQGRAQYTMTFDHYSPVPSNVATEIQAKYSGQK
- the tuf gene encoding elongation factor Tu — its product is MAKSKFERNKPHVNIGTIGHVDHGKTSLTAAITKYFGEFKAYDQIDAAPEEKARGITISTAHVEYETPARHYAHVDCPGHADYVKNMITGAAQMDGAILVCSAADGPMPQTREHILLARQVGVPAIVVFLNKVDQVDDAELLELVELEVRELLSSYDFPGDDIPVVKGSALAALEDSDKKIGEDAIRELMAAVDAYIPTPERPIDQPFLMPIEDVFSISGRGTVVTGRVERGIVKVGEEVEIVGIRATSKTTVTGVEMFRKLLDQGQAGDNIGALVRGVNRDGVERGQILCKPGSVKPHKKFMAEAYILTKEEGGRHTPFFTNYRPQFYFRTTDVTGIVTLPEGTEMVMPGDNVTVAVELIVPIAMEEKLRFAIREGGRTVGAGIVASIVE
- the rpsJ gene encoding 30S ribosomal protein S10 → MNGQNIRIRLKAFDHRILDASTREIVSTAKRTGASVRGPVPLPTRIEKFTVNRSPHIDKKSREQFEMRTHKRLLDIVDPTPQTVDALMKLDLAAGVDVEIKL
- the rplC gene encoding 50S ribosomal protein L3: MRSGVIAQKVGMTRVYNDAGEHVPVTVLRMEAVQVVATRTVEKNGYTAVQLGAGQAKVKNTSKAMRGNFAVANVEPKAKLQEFRVSEDNLLEIGTELKAGHFAAGQLVDVTGTTIGKGFAGAMKRHGFGGLRATHGVSVSHRSHGSTGSRQDPGKVFKNKKMAGHMGQTRVTTQNLEVVSTDEDRGLILIKGAVPGSKGAWIIVRDAVKSAAK